The genome window ATCACGCCGAAAACCGGCGGCACCAACAGCGCTCAGATTGAAAACTGGGAAGGCGACAGCTTCATGCTGGGCGCGAAGATTCCCTGCGCGGGCGGCGTCATCCGTCTGAGCGGCATTCTGGTCGACGGTGAAAACGGCCGCGACATCGCAAGCAATAAGGTGGGCTCCCTCGGCAAGGATGCGGGCTACTGGGCAGTCGCCGCGGGCTACACCTATCCTTTAAGCAAGCGCACGAACGTCTACGGCGTCGTCTCTCATCTTGAAGGCAGAAAAGGCCTCGGCGATTCGCGATACTCCATCTACAACAGCGACGGCGACCTCGACCGCGAGCAGCTGGCGGTCGGCCTCGTGCACAAATTCTGATTGCCTCGTCGAAGGATTCAACAATGAAAACACTCTTCATCGCAGCCGGTCTCGCTGCCGGCATTCTCCTCTCGGGTTCGGCCGCGGCGCTCGAAAACACTGTGAAGCCTGAGGTCACGGCGCCACTCGCCTCGTCCCCGAAGGTCGCGCTCTTGGTCGGCAACTCCTACTCCTTCTACAACTGCGGCGTCCACACGTATCTGCGCGGGTTCATGAAGGCGGGCACCCCGAAGGAGAACATGAAGACGCGGCTCCTCACCATCAGTTCCGGGTCGCTCTCCTTCCATGACATGGCGTTCTATTTGTCGCCCCATGAGCAGGACCCGTACGCCAAAGTGAAGGACGGCAGACTCGAGCATCCGATGTTCGACGTCGTTCTCTTGCAGGAGAATTCCGCGGGAGCAACGTCCGCAAAGCGCGCGCCCTATTTCGAAAAGTATGTGAAGCTTGATGCCGAAATCATCCGGAAGGCCGGAAGCGTCCCGATGGTCGTGATGACCTGGCCCAAAAAGGACAAGCCGCATGAGATTAAAAAGCTCGCCGACACGACGATCCGGATCGCCAACGATGCGAAAACGCAGGTGATCCCGGTCGGACTCGCCTTCATGGAAGCCATCCGTGAAAAGCCCGAGCTCGAGCTCTACATGCCCGACAAGAGCCATCCGTCTGCAGCCGGCTCCTATCTCTACGGCGCCGTGCTCTACAGCACGCTTTTTCATCGGTCTCCCGAAAACATCAACTACGCCGGCGAATGCGAGAAGCCCCTTCCCCCCGAAACGAGCGCATTCCTGAGGCGCATCGCCTGGAAGACTGTGACGGAGTTCTACGGCTGGAAGAAGTAAAAGAGCGCCTGAAGTTCTTTACTCCATTGGAGAGAAGCCGTCTTCGAGCGGAACTTCCTCCATGAAACCAAAGCTCCCGCCTTCAATCCGGAAAGCGGGAGCTTTTTTCTGAGGAGGCCAAGCGCCGTCCTCAGAGAGGATGCGCGTTTAATTACGCCTTCTTCTGAGCTTCGATGATCTTCGAGATCTCCTCAATATCGCGCGGGAGCGTGCGGCAGCAGCCGCCGATGCAGAGAGCGCCCGTCTTTTCCCAGAGCGGCACGAAGTGCTGCCAGGAGGGTTCGTGCGGACCCTGCGCGTGCCAGGTCTTCGTCCCCGGATCGTAGGTTTCCCCAGAATTCGGATAGACGACGAGGGGCTTCTTCGTCTTCGCACGCATCTTTTGGAGTGCGGGCTCCACCCATTCGCGCTTCACGCAGTTGAGGCCGAAGGCTTCAACCTGGGGGTTGGCGTCGAGCACCTCGGCGAGCTTTTCTGGCGACGTGCCGTCGGGCATCGCCTCGCCGTCCTTCAGCGTCACCGTCACCCAGCAGGTGATGTCGCGCTTTTCGATCATCGAGAGAATTGCCTCAATTTCGTCGAGCCTCGGCTGCGTTTCGATCGCGAGGATGTCCGCGCCCCCGTCAAGGAGCGCATTGAGGCGAAGCTCATGGAACTTCACGTATTCGTCGCGCGTGAGGCTGTAGGCGCCCGTGTATTCGCTGCCGTCGGCGAGATAAGCGCCGTAAGGGCCGATCGCGCCCGCAATGATGAGGTCGCCCGGAAGCCAGTCCGGGTGCTCGAGGAGCACGTCGTTCTTCGCTTCACGCGCGAGCTCGGCGCTCCTGCGGATGTAGCCCGCCGTCGCCTCGCGCGAAAAGCCTTTTGCGCCGAACCCTGCTTCCGTCGCCTGATAGGAGTCCGTGATGGCGGCGTTCGCCCCGGCTTCGAAATAGCGGCGATGCACCTCGCGCACGTATTCAGGATGCTCGATCAGCGCGCGGGCGCTCCAGAGCGAGTCGTTCAGAACCATGCCGAGCGATTCGAGGGCGGTCGACATGGCGCCGTCAATGATGAGCGCGCCGCGGCGCTCAATGATTTCGGCCATCGGGTGACGAGTGGGGATCATGGATTTTCTCCGAAAAAGAAATGCATCACGCGGATTTGAATCCTGGAGGACAGAATGTCCGGAAATTCTAGCCTGCAGCGAAAAAAGCGCCGCTCATTATTCTGAACGACGCTTTTTCTGCTTTTCAGGCTGCCTGGAATCAGAAGCTCACTTCTGGGCTTCCCAGGCAGGGAGGATCTGGCCGTTGAACTTGCCGCGGATGAATTCGGCAACTTCAGGCGACTGATAGGCCTTGACGAACGCCTTCACGGGTTCGCTCTCGACATTATCCGGACGGGCGGCAATGATGATGAGGGCGAAGGGCGCATCAAAGGATTCAAAGTAGAAGCCCTGCTTCTTCACGTCGAGGCCGCCAGAAACGGCGTAGTTCATCGGCACGCAGGCGATGTCGAGGTCGCTGATGCTGATCGGAAGCTGCGCGGCCTCGAGCTCGACGAGCTGAAGATTCTTCGGGTTCTCCGCGACGTCGTGCACGGTCGGGAGCGCCGGAGCGCCTTCCTTCACCTTGACGAGACCGGCCTTCTCAAGAAGGATGATGGCGCGGCCGCCGTTCGAGGGATCGTTCGGGATGGCAACCTTCGCGCCCTCAGGGATTGCGTCAAGCGCATGGATCTTGTTCGAATAGAGGCCCATCGGCTGAACCACCGCCTTGGCGGCGACGACAAGATTCGTGCCCTTCTGGCGGTTGAAGTTCTGAAGGAACGGCTCATGTTGATAGACCGCGATGTCGAGCTGCTTTTCGGCGAGCGCGGTATCGGGGGTGATGTAGTCGGTGAATTCAACGACCTCAACGTCGAGACCGTTCTTTTTGGCGACTTCAGCGGCCTTCGTCACAATGTCCGCGTGGGGGCCGGCCGTCACGGCGACCTTCACCTTCGCAGGACCCGCGGCCTTGGGCGCGGCAGAGGAAGCAGCGGCGGCGGGCGCCTTTTCATCGGCCTTGCCGCAGGCGGCGAGGAAGGGAGCCGCGGCAAAGGCGGCGGCGAGAGCAACGGAGCGCTTGAGGAATACACGTTTCTGCATGATTGAAAAATCCGGTTCTGTAGTGGGTAAGCGAGGGCGGGCGCATCCGCGCCGGCGTGGTCTGCTGCCGGGGCGGGGCCTCAGGCCCGGGATTAGAAAGAACGGATCCGCGACCCGTTTCGAAATCATGCCTGACGCCATCGCGTCCGGCCGGGGAAAGTGATGCACTGCAGGTAATACCGCAAGGCGAATGAGACAATTGAAATGCCTTCATGCCAAAGAAAAGCCTCCCCGCCGCCATTAAGGTTCGGGAAGGCTCTGCGAATCAACGCGCTTAAAAGAAATCAAGCGGTCAGAAGATCAGAAAGTCGGAAGCAGCGACCCCTGGTACTTCTCTTCAATGAATTTCCGGAGTTCGGGCGAATTCATGAGTTCCTTCAGGGTCTGGATTTCCGGGCGCGAAGCTTCGCCCGCGCGGATCGCGACCACATTGGCGTAGGGCGAATCCTTCGCTTCGATGGCGATCGAGTCCTTCACGGGATTGAGCCCGGCGCCGAGCGCAAAGTTGCAGTTGATGACGCCCATGGCAACGTCGTCGAGCGAACGCGGAAGCTGCGCGGCCTCGACCTCAATGATCTTCAAGTTCTTCGGATTTTCAACAATGTCGGCAGGCGTCACGAATAAGTTATTCGGGTCGTTGAGCTTGATGAGCCCCAGGTGCTGCAGAAGCAGAAGCGCGCGGCCGCCGTTCGTCGGGTCGTTCGGAATCGAAACCGAGGCGCCGTCGGGAATCGCCTTCGGGTCCTTCAGGGTCTTCGAGTAGACCGCAATCGGCGCGATGAAGACGGGCACAAGGCTTTCGAGCCTGAGGTTGTGCTGCTTCATGAAGTCGTCGAGGTAGGGCTTATGCTGGAAGAAGTTCGCATCGAGCGACTTGTCGGCAAGCGCCATGTTGGGCTGGATGTAGTCGGAGAATTCCACGACCTTGAGCTCAACGCCCTTTTCGGTGAATCTGGGCTTCAGGAAATTCATGATGTCGCCGCCCGGCACGGGAGAAACGCCGATGGTGAGCGTCTTCGCGGCCGACGCCTCTTTGGGCGCCGCCGCCTCGTCCTTCCCGCCGCATCCGGCGAGGCTGAAGGCGATGCCGGCTGCAACGCAAAGCGCGGCAAAAGGTTTCAATTGCTTAAACATAGTGCTTCCTCAAAATCCAGGTGTCCGGACCCGAAGCAGCTGAGGCCCTGAGTCCGGGAATATCCGATTTGATTCAGAATACCAACGGAAGGCGCGCCGCGCCTAAGCAAAACACCCGATGAGACGCCGCTGCGGGCGGGCTTCCCTCTGGTTTTCAGGCCGTATTCGCTTCCGCACGCAAACTCGCCCTGAGGTTAAGCATTTCGGCCGACGCCTCGCGGCCGGCCGCTTCGATACAATCAAAAAATCTGTCTTCAGGGCGGCGAAACCGCGAAGAGCCTTCGCTCCCCCTCAACCCAACTCCAAAGGAACTTCATCCCATGCTGCTCGACTCCATTCTGAAGCCCAGGGCCGTTGCCGTTGTCGGCGCCTCCACGAGGCCGCATACCATCGGCTCCGATCTTCTCAAGCGCCTTATTGAGTTCGGCTTCAAAGGCGGCATCTACCCGGTCAATCCCAAAGGCGGCGAGATCGAGGGCCTTGAGGCCTATAAGACGATCGCGGATCTTCCCGACGACGTCGACCTCGCCGTGATCGTCGTCAACGCCTCGCGCGTGCTTGAAGCGGTCGACCAGTGCCATGCGAAGGGCATCAAGGGGCTTGTCGTCATTTCCGCGGGCTTCAAGGAAACGGGCGCCGAAGGCGCGAAGCTCGAGCTTGAGCTTCTCGAGCGCGTGCGCGCCCACGGCATGCGGATGGTGGGGCCCAACTGCCTCGGCGTCGTCAACACCAACCCGGAAATTTCGCTTGACGCCTGCTTCGCCGAAAGCCTCCCCGTCGCGGGCGACATCGGCTTCGTGTCGCAGTCGGGCGCATTGGGCGGCGGCATCCTCAATATTCTGAAGGACCTCAACCTCGGCTTCGCGCAGTTCGTCTCGATCGGCAACCAGGCCGACGTGAACGCTGAAACCGCGCTCGAATACTGGGAAAACGACCCGGAAGTGAAGCAGATTCTGCTCTACATGGAATCTATTCCCGATCCGGTCAACTTCCGGCGCCTCGCGTCCCGCATCTCGAAGAAGAAGCCCGTTCTGGCGCTGAAGGCCGGTCGTTCCGCCGCGGGGGCTTCCGCCGCGTCCTCGCACACGGGGTCCCTTGCGGGCGGCGACCGCGCCGCGGACGCGCTCTTGAAGCAGTCGGGCGTCATCCGCGAGCTTTCGCTTCGCGAACTCTTCTCGAGCGCCAAGGTCTTTGCGAACTGCCCGATTCCGAAGGGCGACCGCGTGGCGATCGTCACCAACTCGGGCGGTCCCGGCATCATGGCGACCGACGCGGTCTGCGGCCACGGCATGCAGATGGCTCAGATTTCCGACGAAACGAAGGCGAAGCTTCGCGAATTCCTCCCGGCCGCCGCGTCCGTCAAGAACCCCGTCGACATGATCGCCTCGGCGCCGCTCGAACACTACCGCCGCACGGTGGAAACGGTGCTTGCCGACCCGGCCGTCGACATGGTGATGGTGATCTACCTCCCCTTCCTCGGCTTAAAGGACATCGATGTCGCTCAGGCCCTCATGGAGATCCGCGCCGCGCACCCCGAAAAGCCCATCGTCGGCGTCTTCATGACGACGAGCGAATTCTTCTCGAAGCTCTCCGAAATGCAGGTGACGGTGCCCTTCTACATGTATTCCGAGGAAGCCGCGGACGCGATGAAGCGCCTCAATGACCAGAGGCTCTGGATGGCGCGCCCCGAGGGCGAATTCCCGGAACTCCCGGAAGACACGAACCGCGTGATGCAGATCTTCCGCACGGCGGCGAACGAAGGCCGGCATGAGCTCACGACGCGCGAATCGCTCGACGTGCTCGATGCCGCGGGCGTTCGCATCTGCCGAAGCGGCATGGCGCATTCCGAAGACGAGGCGGCTGCCGTTGCAGAGAAGACCGGCTACCCTGTCGTCATGAAGATGACCTCGAAGACCACGTCCCACAAGACCGACGTGGGCGGCGTGCGCGTCGGGATCGCGAGCGAGGAGGATCTTCGCCGCGAATACCGCGACCTCATCGGAAAGCTCGAGGCGAAGGGCCTTCTCGAAGGCCTCGAAGGCGTCCTCATTCAGGAAATGGTGAAGTCGAAGCGCGAGCTCGTCACGGGCATCGCCACCGACCCGCAATTCGGGCCCATGGTGATGTTCGGCCTCGGCGGCGTCTTCGTCGAAGTGCTCAAGGACGTTGCCTTCCGCCTCGCTCCGCTCACCGACATCGACGCGAAGGACCTCATTCATTCCGTCAAGTGCGTGAAGCTTCTCGAAGGCGCCCGCGGCTTCACGCCGGCGCAGATGGATAAGGTCGAGGAAACGCTCCTTCGGATCTCGCAGCTCGCTCACGTGCACCGCTTCGTGAAGGAGCTCGACATCAATCCGCTCATGATTTCCGACAAGGACGGCGAGCCCATTGCAGTGGACGCCCGCATTGCCTTTGACCCGGAAGCGGTCAAGCTCGCGCTCTAAGCTTCAAGCCCGACAGCTGACCACCACTCCAGCGGCTTCGCGCGGACTTCTCCCGCCCGAAGCCGCCTTTCTTTCTACAATGACCTGAACCGTCCGCATGACCGGGAAGCGCCGCTAATACGGTATTTCGCTCATTGCGAACGGTCCCGAAGGCCTCAGGCCGGCATAAAATAAGACCT of Sutterella faecalis contains these proteins:
- a CDS encoding acetate--CoA ligase family protein; this encodes MLLDSILKPRAVAVVGASTRPHTIGSDLLKRLIEFGFKGGIYPVNPKGGEIEGLEAYKTIADLPDDVDLAVIVVNASRVLEAVDQCHAKGIKGLVVISAGFKETGAEGAKLELELLERVRAHGMRMVGPNCLGVVNTNPEISLDACFAESLPVAGDIGFVSQSGALGGGILNILKDLNLGFAQFVSIGNQADVNAETALEYWENDPEVKQILLYMESIPDPVNFRRLASRISKKKPVLALKAGRSAAGASAASSHTGSLAGGDRAADALLKQSGVIRELSLRELFSSAKVFANCPIPKGDRVAIVTNSGGPGIMATDAVCGHGMQMAQISDETKAKLREFLPAAASVKNPVDMIASAPLEHYRRTVETVLADPAVDMVMVIYLPFLGLKDIDVAQALMEIRAAHPEKPIVGVFMTTSEFFSKLSEMQVTVPFYMYSEEAADAMKRLNDQRLWMARPEGEFPELPEDTNRVMQIFRTAANEGRHELTTRESLDVLDAAGVRICRSGMAHSEDEAAAVAEKTGYPVVMKMTSKTTSHKTDVGGVRVGIASEEDLRREYRDLIGKLEAKGLLEGLEGVLIQEMVKSKRELVTGIATDPQFGPMVMFGLGGVFVEVLKDVAFRLAPLTDIDAKDLIHSVKCVKLLEGARGFTPAQMDKVEETLLRISQLAHVHRFVKELDINPLMISDKDGEPIAVDARIAFDPEAVKLAL
- a CDS encoding MetQ/NlpA family ABC transporter substrate-binding protein, coding for MQKRVFLKRSVALAAAFAAAPFLAACGKADEKAPAAAASSAAPKAAGPAKVKVAVTAGPHADIVTKAAEVAKKNGLDVEVVEFTDYITPDTALAEKQLDIAVYQHEPFLQNFNRQKGTNLVVAAKAVVQPMGLYSNKIHALDAIPEGAKVAIPNDPSNGGRAIILLEKAGLVKVKEGAPALPTVHDVAENPKNLQLVELEAAQLPISISDLDIACVPMNYAVSGGLDVKKQGFYFESFDAPFALIIIAARPDNVESEPVKAFVKAYQSPEVAEFIRGKFNGQILPAWEAQK
- the mmuM gene encoding homocysteine S-methyltransferase, giving the protein MIPTRHPMAEIIERRGALIIDGAMSTALESLGMVLNDSLWSARALIEHPEYVREVHRRYFEAGANAAITDSYQATEAGFGAKGFSREATAGYIRRSAELAREAKNDVLLEHPDWLPGDLIIAGAIGPYGAYLADGSEYTGAYSLTRDEYVKFHELRLNALLDGGADILAIETQPRLDEIEAILSMIEKRDITCWVTVTLKDGEAMPDGTSPEKLAEVLDANPQVEAFGLNCVKREWVEPALQKMRAKTKKPLVVYPNSGETYDPGTKTWHAQGPHEPSWQHFVPLWEKTGALCIGGCCRTLPRDIEEISKIIEAQKKA
- a CDS encoding MetQ/NlpA family ABC transporter substrate-binding protein, which produces MFKQLKPFAALCVAAGIAFSLAGCGGKDEAAAPKEASAAKTLTIGVSPVPGGDIMNFLKPRFTEKGVELKVVEFSDYIQPNMALADKSLDANFFQHKPYLDDFMKQHNLRLESLVPVFIAPIAVYSKTLKDPKAIPDGASVSIPNDPTNGGRALLLLQHLGLIKLNDPNNLFVTPADIVENPKNLKIIEVEAAQLPRSLDDVAMGVINCNFALGAGLNPVKDSIAIEAKDSPYANVVAIRAGEASRPEIQTLKELMNSPELRKFIEEKYQGSLLPTF
- a CDS encoding SGNH/GDSL hydrolase family protein encodes the protein MKTLFIAAGLAAGILLSGSAAALENTVKPEVTAPLASSPKVALLVGNSYSFYNCGVHTYLRGFMKAGTPKENMKTRLLTISSGSLSFHDMAFYLSPHEQDPYAKVKDGRLEHPMFDVVLLQENSAGATSAKRAPYFEKYVKLDAEIIRKAGSVPMVVMTWPKKDKPHEIKKLADTTIRIANDAKTQVIPVGLAFMEAIREKPELELYMPDKSHPSAAGSYLYGAVLYSTLFHRSPENINYAGECEKPLPPETSAFLRRIAWKTVTEFYGWKK